A window of Lytechinus pictus isolate F3 Inbred chromosome 7, Lp3.0, whole genome shotgun sequence contains these coding sequences:
- the LOC129265177 gene encoding putative deoxyribonuclease TATDN3 isoform X1, whose product MDAGRGTFIDCHCHLAANDFKEDLAEVISRATNNGVEAALVVAEHHGEFERILELSRNFPCFVLPCLGVHPVQGLSPDTQRSVNENDIEEALLAIEKYADQLVAVGEVGLDFTPRIAKCSEDKDIQRLVLTKQIQLAKRLNLPLNVHSRSAGRPTIALLHEQGAENVLLHAFDGKPSVAMLGIQYGYYFSIPPSIVRSGQKQKLVKQLPLEKILLETDSPALSAEKQKRNEPSNIHISCDYIAEVKGVSVETVRQITRENALRLFPKIQKFLKTR is encoded by the exons ATGGATGCTGGTCGTGGAACATTTATTGACTGCCATTGTCATTTAGCTGCAAATGATTTCAAAGAG GATCTTGCTGAAGTGATTTCCAGAGCCACAAAT aATGGAGTAGAGGCTGCATTAGTAGTGGCAGAACATCATGGAGAGTTTGAGAGGATCTTAGAGTTATCAAGAAACTTTCCTTGTTTTGTGCTTCCATGCTTAGGTGTCCATCCTGTGCAG GGCTTAAGTCCCGATACACAAAGAAGTGTAAATGAGAATGACATTGAGGAGGCATTGCTTGCTATTGAGAAATATGCTGATCAGCTGGTAGCAGTTGGGGAG GTAGGTTTGGATTTCACTCCAAGGATTGCAAAATGTTCTGAAGACAAAGACATTCAGAGACTGGTTCTAACAAAACAGATTCAACTTGCCAAGAGACTAAATCTACCCCT aaATGTTCATTCTAGATCTGCAGGCAGACCAACTATTGCTTTGCTTCATGAACAAG GTGCTGAGAATGTATTGCTTCACGCATTTGATGGTAAGCCGTCTGTAGCTATGCTGGGTATACAATATGGCTATTACTTTTCCATACCGCCCTCTATAGTTAGGAGTGGACAA AAGCAAAAGCTAGTTAAACAGCTCCCTCTTGAGAAGATTCTATTGGAGACAGATTCCCCAGCATTGTCTGCAGAAAAACAA AAACGGAATGAACCCAGTAACATTCATATATCATGTGACTACATCGCGGAGGTCAAAGGTGTGTCAGTGGAGACAGTTCGGCAAATCACCAGAGAAAATGCCCTTAGACTTTTCCCCAAAATTCAGAAGTTTCTAAAAACAAGATGA
- the LOC129265177 gene encoding putative deoxyribonuclease TATDN3 isoform X3, with amino-acid sequence MDAGRGTFIDCHCHLAANDFKENGVEAALVVAEHHGEFERILELSRNFPCFVLPCLGVHPVQGLSPDTQRSVNENDIEEALLAIEKYADQLVAVGEVGLDFTPRIAKCSEDKDIQRLVLTKQIQLAKRLNLPLNVHSRSAGRPTIALLHEQGAENVLLHAFDGKPSVAMLGIQYGYYFSIPPSIVRSGQKQKLVKQLPLEKILLETDSPALSAEKQKRNEPSNIHISCDYIAEVKGVSVETVRQITRENALRLFPKIQKFLKTR; translated from the exons ATGGATGCTGGTCGTGGAACATTTATTGACTGCCATTGTCATTTAGCTGCAAATGATTTCAAAGAG aATGGAGTAGAGGCTGCATTAGTAGTGGCAGAACATCATGGAGAGTTTGAGAGGATCTTAGAGTTATCAAGAAACTTTCCTTGTTTTGTGCTTCCATGCTTAGGTGTCCATCCTGTGCAG GGCTTAAGTCCCGATACACAAAGAAGTGTAAATGAGAATGACATTGAGGAGGCATTGCTTGCTATTGAGAAATATGCTGATCAGCTGGTAGCAGTTGGGGAG GTAGGTTTGGATTTCACTCCAAGGATTGCAAAATGTTCTGAAGACAAAGACATTCAGAGACTGGTTCTAACAAAACAGATTCAACTTGCCAAGAGACTAAATCTACCCCT aaATGTTCATTCTAGATCTGCAGGCAGACCAACTATTGCTTTGCTTCATGAACAAG GTGCTGAGAATGTATTGCTTCACGCATTTGATGGTAAGCCGTCTGTAGCTATGCTGGGTATACAATATGGCTATTACTTTTCCATACCGCCCTCTATAGTTAGGAGTGGACAA AAGCAAAAGCTAGTTAAACAGCTCCCTCTTGAGAAGATTCTATTGGAGACAGATTCCCCAGCATTGTCTGCAGAAAAACAA AAACGGAATGAACCCAGTAACATTCATATATCATGTGACTACATCGCGGAGGTCAAAGGTGTGTCAGTGGAGACAGTTCGGCAAATCACCAGAGAAAATGCCCTTAGACTTTTCCCCAAAATTCAGAAGTTTCTAAAAACAAGATGA
- the LOC129265177 gene encoding putative deoxyribonuclease TATDN3 isoform X2, giving the protein MDAGRGTFIDCHCHLAANDFKEDLAEVISRATNNGVEAALVVAEHHGEFERILELSRNFPCFVLPCLGVHPVQGLSPDTQRSVNENDIEEALLAIEKYADQLVAVGEVGLDFTPRIAKCSEDKDIQRLVLTKQIQLAKRLNLPLNVHSRSAGRPTIALLHEQGAENVLLHAFDGKPSVAMLGIQYGYYFSIPPSIVRSGQQKLVKQLPLEKILLETDSPALSAEKQKRNEPSNIHISCDYIAEVKGVSVETVRQITRENALRLFPKIQKFLKTR; this is encoded by the exons ATGGATGCTGGTCGTGGAACATTTATTGACTGCCATTGTCATTTAGCTGCAAATGATTTCAAAGAG GATCTTGCTGAAGTGATTTCCAGAGCCACAAAT aATGGAGTAGAGGCTGCATTAGTAGTGGCAGAACATCATGGAGAGTTTGAGAGGATCTTAGAGTTATCAAGAAACTTTCCTTGTTTTGTGCTTCCATGCTTAGGTGTCCATCCTGTGCAG GGCTTAAGTCCCGATACACAAAGAAGTGTAAATGAGAATGACATTGAGGAGGCATTGCTTGCTATTGAGAAATATGCTGATCAGCTGGTAGCAGTTGGGGAG GTAGGTTTGGATTTCACTCCAAGGATTGCAAAATGTTCTGAAGACAAAGACATTCAGAGACTGGTTCTAACAAAACAGATTCAACTTGCCAAGAGACTAAATCTACCCCT aaATGTTCATTCTAGATCTGCAGGCAGACCAACTATTGCTTTGCTTCATGAACAAG GTGCTGAGAATGTATTGCTTCACGCATTTGATGGTAAGCCGTCTGTAGCTATGCTGGGTATACAATATGGCTATTACTTTTCCATACCGCCCTCTATAGTTAGGAGTGGACAA CAAAAGCTAGTTAAACAGCTCCCTCTTGAGAAGATTCTATTGGAGACAGATTCCCCAGCATTGTCTGCAGAAAAACAA AAACGGAATGAACCCAGTAACATTCATATATCATGTGACTACATCGCGGAGGTCAAAGGTGTGTCAGTGGAGACAGTTCGGCAAATCACCAGAGAAAATGCCCTTAGACTTTTCCCCAAAATTCAGAAGTTTCTAAAAACAAGATGA